A region from the Enterobacter roggenkampii genome encodes:
- the sdaA gene encoding L-serine ammonia-lyase: protein MISIFDMFKVGIGPSSSHTVGPMKAGKQFVDDLVEKGLLESVTRVAVDVYGSLSLTGKGHHTDIAIIMGLAGNMPDTVDIDAIPAFIRDVETRGRLLLANGQQEVDFPQDDGMRFRSDNLPLHENGMTIHAYSGEKEIYSKTYYSIGGGFIVDEEHFGKDSVGDVSVPYPFKSATEMLGYCKQTGLSLSGMVMQNELALHSKQEIEDYFANVWQTMRACIDRGMNTEGVLPGPLRVPRRASALRRMLVTTDKFSNDPMNVVDWVNMFALAVNEENAAGGRVVTAPTNGACGIVPAVLAYYDHFIEPVTPDIYIRYFLAAGAIGALYKMNASISGAEVGCQGEVGVACSMAAAGLAELLGASPEQVCVAAEIGMEHNLGLTCDPVAGQVQVPCIERNAIASVKAINASRMAMRRTSEPRVSLDKVIETMYETGKDMNAKYRETSRGGLAIKVQCD from the coding sequence GTGATTAGTATATTCGACATGTTCAAAGTGGGAATTGGCCCTTCGTCTTCCCATACTGTTGGCCCGATGAAGGCCGGTAAACAGTTCGTCGATGATCTGGTCGAAAAAGGATTACTGGAAAGCGTTACCCGTGTGGCCGTGGATGTTTACGGCTCGCTGTCATTAACGGGTAAAGGCCACCACACCGATATCGCCATTATTATGGGTCTGGCAGGCAATATGCCGGATACCGTTGATATTGATGCCATTCCGGCATTCATCCGCGACGTGGAAACACGCGGCCGCCTGCTGCTGGCAAACGGCCAGCAGGAAGTCGATTTCCCGCAGGATGACGGCATGCGTTTTCGCAGCGACAACCTGCCGCTGCATGAAAACGGCATGACCATTCACGCTTACAGCGGTGAAAAAGAGATCTACAGCAAAACGTATTACTCCATCGGCGGTGGTTTCATCGTGGATGAAGAGCATTTTGGCAAAGACAGCGTCGGCGACGTCAGCGTACCGTACCCGTTCAAATCGGCGACCGAGATGCTGGGCTACTGCAAACAAACCGGTCTTTCCCTCTCCGGCATGGTGATGCAGAACGAACTGGCCCTGCACAGCAAACAAGAGATTGAAGACTATTTTGCCAACGTCTGGCAAACCATGCGTGCCTGTATCGATCGCGGGATGAATACCGAAGGCGTTCTGCCGGGTCCGCTGCGCGTGCCGCGTCGTGCCTCTGCTCTGCGCCGTATGCTGGTAACCACGGACAAATTCTCCAACGACCCGATGAACGTGGTCGACTGGGTGAATATGTTTGCGCTTGCGGTTAACGAAGAGAACGCCGCCGGGGGCCGCGTCGTGACGGCGCCAACCAACGGCGCGTGCGGCATTGTTCCTGCGGTGCTGGCGTATTACGACCACTTTATTGAGCCCGTGACGCCGGACATCTATATCCGTTATTTCCTGGCGGCAGGTGCCATCGGCGCGCTGTACAAGATGAATGCCTCCATCTCCGGTGCGGAAGTGGGCTGTCAGGGTGAAGTCGGCGTGGCCTGCTCCATGGCGGCGGCGGGTCTGGCAGAGCTGTTGGGTGCAAGCCCTGAGCAGGTCTGCGTGGCGGCTGAAATCGGTATGGAACATAACCTCGGTCTGACCTGCGACCCGGTCGCGGGCCAGGTGCAGGTGCCGTGCATTGAGCGTAACGCGATTGCCTCGGTGAAAGCCATCAACGCCTCTCGTATGGCGATGCGCCGTACCAGCGAACCTCGCGTATCGCTGGATAAGGTGATTGAAACCATGTACGAAACGGGCAAAGACATGAACGCGAAATACCGCGAGACGTCCCGCGGTGGCCTGGCCATTAAGGTGCAGTGCGACTAA
- a CDS encoding cyclic diguanylate phosphodiesterase produces the protein MQTAQTIIKNYRRKRVIVCVTVALLTLILTLGIRFISQRNVNQQRILDFTSHTVRALDNVLLSLENHRNVLQPLVGQPCPQVQLALRQQAAILQTVRSIALIKDGILYCSSIFGSRSEPVRDVLQELPASTAKLILSTDQWLLKGSPVLIQWYPVSQDGEDGVVEIINIDLIARMILEPQRPLISDVVLTVGNRFLRYGQRVTDSLTFDEESALFQQSSTQNPFTITVGGPGPGELALKSLPAQLPLGLMLSLLLGYLAWLATANRMSFTWEIDMGIAAREFELFCQPLVNARTQACTGVEILLRWNNPRQGWITPEVFIPLAEEHNQIVPLTRYVIAETVRQIGYFPSSPGFHIGINVAASHFRHAVLIQDLNRLWFSACPRQQLVIELTERDALLDADYRIVRELHRKGVKLAIDDFGTGNSSLSWLEKLHPDVLKIDQSFTTAIGTDAVNSTVTDMIIALGQRLNIELVAEGVETEEQARYLRRHGVPVLQGFFYARPMPLRDFPDWLAGSAPPPARHNGHIVPLMPLR, from the coding sequence ATGCAAACTGCACAAACGATCATTAAAAATTATCGCCGAAAACGCGTTATCGTCTGCGTGACGGTTGCGCTCCTCACGCTCATCCTGACGCTAGGCATTCGCTTTATCTCCCAGCGCAACGTTAACCAACAGCGGATCCTCGATTTTACCAGCCATACCGTTCGCGCCCTTGATAACGTTCTGCTTTCCCTGGAAAACCACCGCAACGTGCTGCAGCCGCTGGTGGGGCAGCCCTGCCCGCAGGTGCAACTGGCGCTGCGGCAGCAGGCAGCCATTTTGCAGACGGTACGCTCCATTGCCCTGATCAAAGACGGTATCCTGTATTGTTCGAGTATTTTCGGCAGCCGCAGCGAGCCTGTGCGTGACGTCCTTCAGGAGCTCCCTGCCAGCACGGCGAAGCTGATTTTATCGACCGACCAGTGGCTGCTTAAGGGCAGCCCTGTTTTGATCCAGTGGTATCCCGTCTCTCAGGACGGTGAAGATGGCGTCGTCGAGATTATCAATATCGACCTGATCGCCAGAATGATCCTCGAGCCCCAGCGTCCGCTCATCAGTGACGTGGTGCTGACAGTCGGCAATCGCTTTTTACGCTACGGTCAACGCGTCACCGACAGCCTGACGTTTGATGAGGAGAGCGCCCTTTTCCAGCAGTCTTCAACCCAAAATCCTTTCACGATTACGGTCGGCGGACCTGGCCCTGGAGAGTTAGCCTTAAAAAGCCTGCCCGCCCAGCTGCCGCTGGGACTGATGCTCAGCCTGCTGCTGGGCTATCTCGCCTGGCTGGCGACGGCAAACCGGATGAGCTTTACGTGGGAGATCGATATGGGCATTGCGGCGCGAGAATTTGAGCTTTTCTGCCAGCCGCTGGTGAATGCCCGCACCCAGGCGTGCACTGGCGTGGAGATCCTGCTGCGCTGGAATAACCCCCGTCAGGGTTGGATCACCCCGGAGGTGTTTATCCCTCTGGCAGAAGAACATAACCAGATTGTCCCCCTGACCCGCTACGTCATCGCCGAAACGGTGCGCCAGATAGGCTACTTCCCATCCAGCCCCGGTTTTCACATCGGCATTAACGTCGCCGCCAGCCATTTCCGCCACGCAGTATTGATACAGGACCTGAACCGTCTCTGGTTCAGCGCCTGTCCGCGCCAACAGCTGGTAATTGAACTCACGGAACGGGATGCGCTGCTGGACGCGGATTATCGCATCGTGCGCGAACTGCATCGCAAAGGCGTGAAGCTTGCTATCGACGATTTCGGCACCGGGAACAGCTCCCTCTCCTGGCTTGAAAAGCTGCACCCGGACGTTCTGAAGATTGACCAGTCTTTTACGACCGCCATCGGCACCGACGCCGTGAATTCAACGGTGACGGATATGATTATTGCGCTGGGCCAGCGGCTGAATATCGAACTGGTGGCGGAAGGGGTTGAGACTGAGGAGCAGGCGCGCTATTTACGCCGTCACGGCGTACCTGTGCTGCAGGGATTTTTCTATGCGCGGCCGATGCCGCTGCGGGACTTTCCAGACTGGCTGGCGGGAAGTGCTCCCCCGCCAGCGCGTCATAACGGGCACATCGTGCCCTTAATGCCGCTGCGTTAA
- a CDS encoding ATP-dependent DNA helicase — MADDFSPEGQLAQAIPGFKPREPQRQMAHAVARAIDKAQPLVVEAGTGTGKTYAYLAPALRAKKKVIISTGSKALQDQLYSRDLPTVAKALKYKGRLALLKGRSNYLCLERLEQQALAGGDLPVQTLSDVIILRAWANQTEEGDISTCASVPEDSPAWPLVTSTNDNCLGSDCPLYKDCFVVKARKTAMDADVVVVNHHLFLADMVVKDSGFGELIPEADVMIFDEAHQLPDIASQYFGQSLSSRQLQDLAKDFTIAYRTELKDTQQLQKCADRLAQSAQDFRLQLGEPGYRGNLRELLADKNIQRALLLLDDALELCYDVAKLSLGRSALLDAAFERATLYRGRLKRLKEINQPGYSYWYECTSRHFTLALTPLTVADKFKEVMAQKPGSWIFTSATLSVNDDLHHFTERLGIEQAESLLLPSPFDYEKQALLCVPRNLPLPNQPGAARLLAAMLKPMIEANNGRCFMLCTSHAMMRDLAEQFRATMTLPVLLQGETSKGQLLQQFVSAGNALLVATSSFWEGVDVRGDTLSLVIIDKLPFTSPDDPLLKARMEDCRLRGGDPFDEVQLPDAVITLKQGVGRLIRDVTDRGVLVICDNRLVMRPYGATFLASLPPAPRTRDIKRAVRFLANPTAE; from the coding sequence GTGGCAGACGATTTTTCCCCTGAAGGTCAATTAGCGCAGGCTATCCCCGGCTTCAAACCCCGTGAGCCTCAGCGACAGATGGCGCACGCCGTTGCACGCGCCATCGATAAGGCTCAGCCGCTGGTGGTCGAAGCGGGTACCGGCACGGGTAAAACCTATGCTTACCTTGCGCCGGCGCTGCGGGCGAAAAAAAAGGTGATTATCTCCACCGGTTCGAAAGCGCTGCAGGACCAGCTCTACAGCCGCGATTTGCCCACGGTGGCAAAGGCGCTGAAATATAAAGGCCGTCTGGCCCTGCTGAAGGGGCGATCCAACTATCTCTGCCTGGAACGCCTTGAGCAGCAGGCGCTGGCGGGCGGTGACCTGCCGGTGCAAACCCTGAGCGACGTCATTATCCTTCGCGCCTGGGCGAACCAGACCGAAGAGGGCGACATCAGCACCTGCGCGAGCGTGCCGGAAGACTCTCCCGCCTGGCCGCTGGTGACCAGCACCAACGACAACTGCCTCGGCAGCGACTGCCCGCTGTATAAAGACTGCTTCGTGGTGAAAGCGCGCAAAACGGCGATGGATGCGGATGTTGTTGTGGTGAACCACCATCTGTTCCTCGCGGATATGGTCGTCAAGGACAGCGGCTTTGGTGAGCTGATCCCGGAAGCGGACGTGATGATCTTCGACGAAGCCCACCAGCTACCGGATATCGCCAGCCAGTATTTCGGCCAGTCGCTCTCCAGCCGCCAGCTGCAGGATCTGGCGAAAGATTTCACCATTGCGTACCGGACCGAACTCAAAGATACCCAGCAGCTGCAGAAGTGCGCCGATCGTCTGGCGCAGAGCGCGCAGGATTTCCGTTTACAGCTCGGCGAGCCGGGCTATCGCGGTAACCTGCGCGAGCTGCTGGCGGACAAAAACATCCAGCGCGCGCTGCTGCTGCTCGATGACGCGCTTGAGCTCTGCTACGACGTGGCGAAACTGTCGCTCGGCCGCTCCGCGCTGCTCGACGCGGCCTTCGAACGCGCCACGCTCTATCGCGGGCGGCTGAAGCGGCTGAAAGAGATTAACCAGCCGGGTTACAGCTACTGGTACGAATGCACCTCGCGCCACTTTACCCTGGCGCTCACCCCGCTGACGGTGGCGGATAAATTTAAAGAGGTGATGGCGCAAAAGCCGGGCAGCTGGATCTTCACGTCGGCAACCCTGTCGGTGAATGACGACCTGCACCACTTCACCGAGCGCCTCGGCATCGAGCAGGCGGAATCGCTGCTTCTGCCCAGCCCGTTCGATTACGAAAAGCAGGCGCTGCTCTGCGTGCCGCGCAATCTGCCGCTCCCCAACCAGCCGGGTGCGGCCCGGCTGTTGGCGGCGATGCTGAAGCCGATGATCGAGGCCAATAACGGCCGCTGCTTTATGCTCTGCACCTCCCACGCCATGATGCGCGACCTCGCCGAGCAGTTCCGCGCCACCATGACGCTACCGGTGCTGCTGCAGGGCGAAACCAGCAAAGGCCAGCTGCTGCAGCAGTTCGTTAGCGCCGGTAACGCCCTGCTGGTCGCAACCAGCAGCTTCTGGGAAGGGGTCGACGTGCGGGGCGATACGCTTTCGCTGGTGATCATTGATAAGCTGCCGTTTACCTCTCCGGACGATCCGCTGCTGAAGGCGCGCATGGAAGACTGCCGCCTGCGCGGCGGCGATCCGTTTGACGAGGTTCAGCTGCCGGATGCGGTCATTACGCTTAAGCAAGGGGTAGGGCGCTTAATCCGTGACGTCACCGATCGCGGCGTGCTGGTCATCTGCGATAACCGGCTGGTGATGCGTCCTTACGGGGCAACCTTCCTTGCAAGCCTGCCGCCCGCACCGCGGACGCGGGACATAAAACGCGCGGTGCGTTTCCTGGCAAACCCAACGGCGGAGTAA
- a CDS encoding RidA family protein, with translation MTIVRIDAEARWSDVVIHNQTLYYTGVPANLDADAFEQTANTLAQIDAVLEKQGSDKSRILDATIFLANKDDFAAMNKAWDAWVVAGHAPVRCTVQATLMKPEYKVEIKIIAAV, from the coding sequence ATGACAATTGTGCGCATTGATGCCGAAGCCCGCTGGTCTGATGTGGTGATCCACAACCAGACGCTCTACTACACCGGCGTCCCGGCGAACCTTGACGCGGATGCGTTTGAGCAGACGGCCAATACCCTGGCGCAGATTGACGCGGTGCTGGAAAAACAGGGCAGCGACAAATCCCGCATTCTGGATGCGACGATTTTCCTGGCGAACAAAGATGACTTCGCGGCAATGAACAAAGCCTGGGATGCGTGGGTGGTGGCGGGTCACGCGCCTGTACGCTGCACCGTACAGGCCACGCTGATGAAGCCGGAATACAAGGTTGAGATTAAGATTATCGCGGCGGTTTAA
- the yoaE gene encoding CNNM family cation transport protein YoaE: MEFLMDPSIWVGLLTLVVLEIVLGIDNLVFIAILADKLPPKQRDKARLIGLSLALVMRLGLLSVISWMVTLTKPLFSVMDYTFSGRDLIMLIGGIFLLFKATTELHERLENRQHDDGHGKGYASFWVVVLQIVVLDAVFSLDAVITAVGMVNHLPVMMAAVVIAMAVMLLASKPLTRFVNQHPTVVVLCLSFLLMIGLSLVAEGFGFHIPKGYLYAAIGFSILIELFNQIARRNFIKQQSNQPLRARTADAILRLMGGRRQVNVQSDSENHNPVPVPEGAFVEQERYMINGVLSLASRSLRGIMTPRGEISWVDANLSVDEIRQQLLSSPHSLFPVCRGELDEIIGVVRAKEMLVALEEGVNVEAVAAASPAIVVPETLDPINLLGVLRRARGSFVIVTNEFGVVQGLVTPLDVLEAIAGEFPDEDETPEIVADGEGWLVKGTTDLHALSHTLGLENVVNDEEDIATVAGLVIAVNGQIPRVGDVIELPPLHITIVEANDYRVDMVRIVKEQSAHDEDE; this comes from the coding sequence ATGGAATTCTTAATGGACCCGTCAATCTGGGTAGGATTGCTCACGCTGGTGGTGCTGGAGATTGTTCTCGGCATCGATAACCTGGTGTTTATCGCCATCCTTGCGGATAAGCTGCCGCCAAAACAGCGTGATAAAGCGCGTCTGATTGGTCTCTCGCTGGCGCTGGTCATGCGACTGGGTCTGCTCTCCGTTATCTCGTGGATGGTCACGCTGACCAAACCGTTGTTCTCCGTCATGGATTACACCTTCTCCGGCCGTGATTTGATCATGCTGATCGGGGGGATATTCCTGCTCTTTAAAGCGACGACAGAGCTCCATGAGCGGCTGGAAAACCGGCAGCACGATGATGGTCACGGTAAAGGCTATGCCAGTTTCTGGGTGGTGGTGCTGCAGATCGTGGTGCTGGATGCGGTCTTCTCGCTGGATGCGGTGATCACGGCGGTCGGCATGGTGAACCACCTGCCGGTCATGATGGCGGCGGTGGTTATTGCGATGGCGGTCATGCTGCTGGCGTCGAAACCGCTGACGCGTTTCGTGAACCAGCATCCGACGGTGGTGGTGCTGTGTCTGAGCTTCCTGCTGATGATTGGTCTGAGCCTGGTGGCGGAAGGCTTTGGCTTCCATATTCCGAAAGGCTACCTGTACGCTGCGATTGGCTTCTCGATCCTGATCGAGCTGTTCAACCAGATTGCGCGTCGTAACTTTATTAAGCAGCAGTCAAATCAGCCGCTGCGCGCCCGTACCGCGGATGCCATTCTGCGTTTGATGGGCGGTCGTCGTCAGGTGAACGTTCAGTCTGATTCCGAAAACCACAACCCGGTTCCGGTGCCGGAAGGGGCGTTTGTGGAACAGGAACGCTACATGATTAACGGCGTGCTCTCTCTGGCCTCCCGTTCGCTGCGCGGCATCATGACGCCGCGCGGGGAGATCAGCTGGGTCGATGCTAACCTGAGCGTGGATGAAATTCGCCAGCAGCTGCTCTCTTCACCGCACAGCCTGTTCCCGGTGTGTCGCGGCGAGCTGGATGAGATCATCGGCGTGGTCAGGGCAAAAGAGATGCTGGTCGCTCTGGAAGAAGGCGTTAACGTCGAAGCCGTTGCTGCTGCATCGCCTGCGATTGTGGTGCCGGAAACGCTGGATCCGATCAACCTGCTCGGTGTGCTGCGCCGCGCGCGCGGTAGCTTTGTTATCGTCACCAACGAGTTTGGCGTGGTGCAGGGGCTGGTGACGCCGCTGGACGTGCTGGAAGCGATCGCCGGTGAATTCCCGGATGAAGACGAAACGCCGGAAATTGTTGCCGACGGCGAAGGCTGGCTGGTTAAAGGTACGACCGACCTGCACGCGCTCTCGCACACGCTGGGGCTGGAAAACGTGGTCAACGATGAAGAAGACATCGCGACCGTTGCCGGTCTGGTTATCGCCGTTAACGGGCAGATCCCGCGCGTCGGCGATGTGATTGAGCTGCCGCCGCTGCACATTACCATTGTCGAAGCCAACGACTATCGCGTTGATATGGTCCGCATTGTTAAAGAACAATCTGCCCACGATGAAGATGAGTAA
- the pabB gene encoding aminodeoxychorismate synthase component 1, with product MNMRFPTVITLPWRTDAAEYWFARLSHLPFAMLLHSGHADHPYSRFDILVADPLKTLTTDDLSLTDDPLAQLQHDINALGLSATPNPDFPFQGGALGLFGYDLGRRFETLPEHAQADISLPDMAVGLYDWALIVDHLKKTVSLLSHRDVQARLAWLEAQQAAPAETFTLTSGWRSNMSAAEYGEKFSRVQAYLQSGDCYQVNLAQRFEATYRGDEWQAFTRLNASNKAPFSAFVRLEQGAILSLSPERFIHLAEGTIQTRPIKGTLPRLADPDADRQQAEKLAASPKDRAENLMIVDLMRNDIGRVAVPGSVRVPELFVVEPFPAVHHLVSTITAQLPDSRTACDLLRAAFPGGSITGAPKVRAMEIIDELEPHRRNAWCGSIGYISLCGTLDTSITIRTLTACNGNLYCSAGGGIVADSQVDAEYQETFDKVNRILKLLE from the coding sequence ATGAACATGCGCTTCCCCACTGTTATTACCCTGCCCTGGCGGACAGACGCCGCTGAATACTGGTTTGCCCGCCTGAGCCATCTTCCGTTTGCGATGCTGCTGCACTCCGGCCATGCGGACCATCCCTACAGCCGCTTTGATATTCTGGTCGCCGATCCGCTGAAGACGCTGACAACCGATGACCTGTCGCTGACGGACGATCCGCTGGCGCAGCTTCAGCACGATATTAACGCGCTGGGCTTATCCGCTACGCCAAACCCGGACTTTCCCTTTCAGGGAGGCGCGCTGGGCCTGTTTGGTTACGACCTGGGCCGCCGTTTCGAAACGCTGCCCGAGCATGCGCAGGCTGATATTTCCCTGCCAGACATGGCCGTGGGGCTGTATGACTGGGCGTTAATCGTCGATCACCTGAAAAAAACGGTTTCCCTGCTGAGCCATCGTGACGTCCAGGCGCGTCTGGCCTGGCTTGAGGCTCAACAGGCTGCACCCGCAGAGACGTTCACGCTGACCTCCGGCTGGCGCTCCAACATGAGCGCTGCGGAATATGGCGAAAAATTCTCGCGCGTTCAGGCGTATCTGCAAAGCGGCGACTGCTACCAGGTTAACCTCGCCCAGCGCTTCGAGGCGACCTATCGGGGAGATGAGTGGCAGGCGTTTACCCGTCTTAATGCCAGCAACAAGGCACCGTTTAGCGCGTTTGTTCGTCTGGAACAGGGGGCGATCCTCAGCCTGTCGCCCGAGCGCTTTATTCATCTGGCCGAGGGCACGATTCAAACCCGTCCGATTAAGGGCACGCTTCCACGCCTTGCCGATCCCGACGCCGACCGTCAGCAGGCGGAAAAGCTGGCCGCCTCGCCGAAAGACCGCGCCGAAAACCTGATGATTGTCGATCTGATGCGCAACGACATTGGCCGGGTGGCCGTGCCGGGCAGCGTCCGCGTGCCGGAACTGTTTGTCGTCGAGCCTTTCCCTGCGGTGCATCATCTGGTCAGCACCATTACCGCGCAGTTGCCAGACTCGCGCACGGCCTGCGACCTGCTGCGCGCCGCGTTCCCGGGCGGCTCCATCACCGGTGCGCCGAAGGTGCGGGCAATGGAGATCATTGATGAACTGGAGCCCCACCGGCGCAATGCCTGGTGCGGCAGCATCGGCTATATCAGCCTGTGCGGCACGCTGGATACCAGCATTACCATCCGCACGCTGACCGCCTGCAACGGAAACCTTTACTGTTCGGCCGGGGGCGGGATTGTTGCCGACAGCCAGGTCGATGCGGAATATCAGGAAACCTTTGATAAAGTTAACCGTATCCTGAAACTACTGGAGTAA
- a CDS encoding YoaH family protein has translation MFAGLPSLSHEQQQKAVERIQELMSQGMSSGQAISQVAEELRATHTGERIVARFEDEDEE, from the coding sequence ATGTTTGCAGGTTTACCTTCTCTGAGCCATGAACAGCAGCAGAAAGCGGTTGAGCGAATTCAGGAACTGATGTCCCAGGGGATGAGCAGCGGACAGGCGATTTCCCAGGTGGCGGAAGAACTGCGCGCCACGCATACCGGCGAGCGGATCGTGGCGCGTTTCGAGGATGAAGATGAAGAGTGA
- a CDS encoding Slp family lipoprotein yields MAVQTKVVRLIMAGAVAIALSGCVSVPDAIKGSSPTPQQDLVRVMNAPELYVGQEARFGGKVIDVQNQQGKTRLEIATVPLDSGARPVLGEASRGRIYADVSGFLDPVDFRGQLVTVVGPITGAVQGKIGSTPYKFMTMQVNGYKRWRLAQQVIMPPQPIDPWMWGPHPYRYGYPGWGWYNPGPAQVQTIVTE; encoded by the coding sequence ATGGCGGTTCAGACTAAAGTAGTACGCCTTATTATGGCAGGCGCGGTTGCCATAGCACTGAGCGGATGCGTTTCCGTTCCTGATGCGATTAAGGGCAGCAGCCCGACGCCACAGCAGGATCTGGTTCGGGTGATGAATGCACCTGAGCTGTACGTCGGCCAGGAAGCCCGCTTTGGTGGGAAAGTGATCGACGTGCAGAACCAGCAGGGGAAAACCCGCCTGGAGATCGCCACGGTACCGCTCGACAGCGGCGCTCGGCCTGTACTGGGCGAGGCCTCCCGGGGACGTATCTATGCGGACGTCAGCGGGTTCCTCGATCCGGTCGATTTTCGCGGACAGCTGGTGACCGTTGTCGGGCCGATTACCGGCGCCGTACAGGGCAAAATCGGCAGCACGCCGTATAAATTTATGACCATGCAGGTGAACGGCTACAAGCGCTGGCGGCTGGCACAGCAGGTGATCATGCCGCCTCAGCCGATCGATCCGTGGATGTGGGGTCCACATCCTTATCGTTACGGCTACCCGGGCTGGGGCTGGTATAACCCGGGACCTGCACAGGTGCAAACGATCGTAACTGAGTAA
- the tsaB gene encoding tRNA (adenosine(37)-N6)-threonylcarbamoyltransferase complex dimerization subunit type 1 TsaB — MRILAIDTATEACSVALLNDGAVSAHFEECPREHTQRILPLVKAILTQGNTSLTDLDALAFGRGPGSFTGVRIGIGIAQGLALGAELPMIGVSTLATMAQGAWRMTGATRVLAAIDARMGEVYWAEYTRDEQGVWHGEETEAVLKPEAVTERLKQLSGEWATVGTGWPAWPEMANGTGLTLVDGNMLLPAAEDMLPIASQLLAAGKTVAVEHAEPVYLRNTVAWKKLPGRE; from the coding sequence ATGCGAATTCTGGCTATTGATACCGCGACAGAGGCTTGCTCTGTTGCTCTGTTGAACGACGGTGCTGTTTCTGCCCATTTCGAAGAGTGCCCACGGGAACACACCCAACGCATTCTCCCCCTGGTAAAAGCCATTTTAACCCAGGGCAACACCTCCTTAACCGACCTCGACGCGCTGGCCTTTGGCCGCGGCCCCGGCAGCTTTACGGGCGTACGCATCGGGATTGGCATTGCGCAAGGGCTGGCGCTGGGCGCCGAACTGCCGATGATCGGCGTCTCAACCCTCGCCACCATGGCGCAGGGCGCATGGCGCATGACCGGGGCAACGCGCGTCCTGGCCGCAATAGATGCCCGCATGGGCGAAGTTTACTGGGCCGAATACACCCGCGACGAGCAGGGCGTGTGGCACGGTGAAGAGACGGAAGCCGTGCTTAAGCCGGAAGCGGTGACGGAACGGCTGAAGCAGCTGTCCGGCGAGTGGGCGACCGTCGGTACGGGCTGGCCAGCGTGGCCTGAGATGGCGAACGGCACCGGGCTGACGCTGGTGGACGGCAATATGCTTCTGCCGGCTGCGGAAGATATGCTTCCGATTGCCAGCCAGCTGCTCGCAGCAGGCAAAACCGTGGCCGTTGAACACGCGGAACCGGTTTATTTGCGAAACACCGTCGCGTGGAAGAAACTTCCGGGCCGCGAGTGA
- a CDS encoding CoA pyrophosphatase: MEKENLTLDDFLSRFQLLRPQVSREALNQRQAAVLIPVVRRAKPGLLLTQRSAHLRKHAGQVAFPGGAVDSSDASLIAAALREAQEEVAIPPEAVEIIGVLPPVDSVTGFQVTPVVGIIPPGLQYHASVDEVSAVFEMPLDEALRLSRYHPLDIQRRGHDHRVWLSWYQHYFVWGMTAGIIRELALQIGLKP, translated from the coding sequence GTGGAAAAAGAGAACCTGACGCTGGATGACTTTTTATCGCGTTTTCAGCTACTAAGACCGCAGGTGAGCCGCGAGGCGCTGAATCAGCGTCAGGCGGCCGTGCTGATCCCGGTCGTGCGTCGCGCGAAGCCGGGCCTGCTGCTCACCCAGCGTTCCGCCCATTTACGTAAGCATGCCGGTCAGGTCGCTTTTCCGGGGGGCGCGGTAGACAGCTCCGACGCCTCGCTGATTGCCGCCGCGCTGCGCGAAGCGCAGGAAGAGGTGGCCATTCCGCCGGAGGCCGTTGAGATCATCGGCGTGCTGCCGCCCGTCGACAGCGTTACCGGTTTCCAGGTCACGCCGGTGGTGGGCATTATCCCGCCGGGCCTGCAGTATCACGCCAGCGTCGATGAAGTCTCTGCGGTGTTTGAAATGCCGCTGGATGAAGCCCTTCGACTGAGTCGTTACCACCCGCTGGATATTCAGCGTCGTGGGCATGACCATCGGGTCTGGTTGTCCTGGTATCAGCATTATTTTGTCTGGGGCATGACGGCGGGCATCATTCGTGAACTGGCGCTGCAGATCGGCCTGAAACCTTGA